Proteins encoded by one window of Macadamia integrifolia cultivar HAES 741 unplaced genomic scaffold, SCU_Mint_v3 scaffold2500, whole genome shotgun sequence:
- the LOC122066619 gene encoding glycerophosphodiester phosphodiesterase GDPD1, chloroplastic-like yields MALKAVFVSDVPSLDQVPEHATTAIYSSRFSKGNDGGGRASLKWPKFSIIGHRGSGMNMLHSPDRRMQAIKENSILSFNTAGKFAVDFVEFDVQVTKDDCPVIFHDDFILTEENGQIFERRLTELTSAEFLSYGPKREPGYVGKTLLRKTKDGRIFNWKVEEDDAFCTLQEAFQKVTPSLGFNIELKFDDHIVYRDEELIHVLQAVLRVVFEFATERPIIFSTFQPDAARLIKLLQSIYPVYFLTNGGTEIYTDVRRNSLEEAVKLCLACGLQGIVSEVKAIFRNPATINMIREANLSLLTYGQLNNVPEAVYMQHLMGVDGVIVDLVKEITTAVSDYINPVKEVEEDGLSAGDGQIQIAERPKFSQREISFLLKLIPELIQV; encoded by the exons ATGGCTCTTAAAGCCGTTTTTGTCTCCGACGTCCCCAGTCTCGATCAGGTGCCGGAGCATGCAACGACGGCGATCTATTCTTCTCGCTTCTCCAAAG GAAACGATGGAGGAGGCCGAGCTTCGTTGAAATGGCCAAAGTTTTCAATTATAGGGCACAGAGGGAGTGGAATGAATATGTTGCATTCGCCGGATCGGAGGATGCAAGCAATTAAAGAGAACTCCATTCTGTCCTTCAATACTGCCGGAAAGTTCGCCGTCGATTTCGTTGAATTCGACGTTCAG GTGACCAAAGATGACTGTCCAGTCATTTTCCATGACGACTTCATACTCACAGAAGAAAAT ggtcagATATTTGAAAGAAGACTCACAGAACTAACTTCAGCTGAATTCCTCAGCTATGGACCCAAAAGAGAGCCTGGATAT GTTGGGAAAACTCTGTTAAGAAAAACTAAAGATGGCAGGATTTTCAATTGGaaagttgaagaagatgatgccTTCTGTACCTTACAAGAAGCATTCCAGAAGGTCACCCCTTCTTTGGGATTCAATATCGAGCTGAAATTTGATGATCACATTGTTTATCGAGATGAAGAGCTCATCCATGTCCTTCAAGCAGTCTTAAGG GTGGTGTTTGAGTTTGCCACTGAGAGACCCATTATTTTCTCAACCTTCCAGCCAGATGCAGCAAGATTAATCAAATTGTTGCAGAGCATCTATCCT GTGTACTTCCTGACAAATGGAGGAACTGAAATTTACACTGATGTGAGAAGGAATTCATTAGAGGAGGCTGTAAAGCTCTGCTTGGCATGTGGTTTGCAAGGAATTGTTTCAGAAGTTAAAGCTATCTTCAGAAATCCAGCAACCATTAACATGATCAGAGAAGCTAATCTTTCACTCCTAACCTATGGCCAATTGAA TAATGTCCCAGAAGCTGTTTACATGCAACATCTAATGGGTGTGGATGGAGTGATAGTAGATCTGGTTAAAGAGATTACAACAGCTGTGTCTGATTACATCAATCCTGTAAAAGAGGTTGAGGAAGATGGCCTCTCTGCAGGGGATGGGCAGATTCAAATAGCAGAAAGGCCCAAATTCTCACAGCGTGAAATCTCTTTTCTACTGAAGTTGATACCTGAGTTGATACAGGTTTAA